The Panicum hallii strain FIL2 chromosome 5, PHallii_v3.1, whole genome shotgun sequence genome contains the following window.
CATCGACCTCGCCGGCCCGCTGCTCTGGTCCACCTGCGCCAGCGACCACCTGCCGGCGGCCTTCTCCTGCAATGACACAGAGTGCAGGCACGCCAACGCCTACCGCGCCCCGAGCTGCCGCATCGCCGGTCAGCCCTGCAAGAAGCAGTGCAAGGCGTACCCGTACAACCCCATCACGGGGCAGTGCGCTGCCGCGAACCTGGTCCACACCAGGTTCATCGCCAACACCACCGACGGCAAGAACCCGCTGCAGCAGGTCTCCGTCCGGGCCGTGGCGGCGTGCGCTCCCAGGAACATCCTGGCGTCGCTGCCCAGGGACGTCACGGGCGTCGCGGGGCTCTCGGCGTCCGGCCTGGCGCTCCCGGCGCAGGTCGCGGCCTCGCACCGCGTCTCCAGGAAGTTCATGCTCTGCCTCCCGAGgcgcggcgagggcgtggcCATCTTCGGCGGGGGGgcgctcttcctcctcccggAGTCCTCCATGGGCGACCTCACGACGACGCTGGCGTTCACCCCGCTCCGCAGCAGGAAAGACAACCCCTTGTACTACATCCCGGTGCAGGGCATCGCCGTGAACCAGGTGCAGGTGCCGTTCCCAGCGAACGcgctcaccgccggcggcgTCGTGCTCTGCACCCGCGTGGCGTACACCGCGCTCCGGTCGGACGTGTACCGCCCTGTCGTGGATGCGTTCGACAGGGCGCTGGCGCGGAACGACGCCAAGGTCCCGGCGGTGGCGCCATTCGAGCTCTGCTACCGGTCGAGCATGCTGCGGAACAGGCTGCTCGGGTACGCCGTGCCGGACATCGCCCTGGTGCTCGAGGGTGGGAAGAGCTGGACGTTCGTCAGCAGCAACTCCATGGTGGACGTGAACAGCCAGACCGCGTGCCTCGCCTTCGTCGAGATGAAGGGGGTGAAGGCTGGGGATCCCagcgcggtggcggcggtggtcggAGGGTTCCAGATGGAGAACCACCTGCTGCAGTTCGACCTGGAGAAGCAGCAGCTCGGCTTCGCCAAGGTGCCGTTTTCTTCGGCGTGCAGTAACTTCAACTTCACCAAGACCCAGTAAAATGTCGATTTCTAGTAAGCAAGTGTCGGTTCAGGTTCTAATCAGCTCGGTGCACTGGATTCTGCTCCTCCTCAAACCTCGATCGTGCCATGGCAGTGACCTCCCAAGTTTGCCGCCTGTTTTAGTAGCTTGGTTTAATAATCAACAAAACTATGGAAAAAAAATAGTTAGCGAGTTCTTATAGCCGAAAAGTATGTTTGATGAAGTTAAATGTCTAACCTTCTCAATTAGTTTACGCTTTTTGGGCTAAATGGTCGGCGCATTAAGAGCGTGTTTGGATTTCAGCCATAACTCGCCACGCCACAAAATGTCACTCCCATCTCTTCATAGATCCCAAAATTCAATGTTTTTTTTAGATGACACCCACCACTATTCCATCTTATCTCTTCTGATTTCACCGTCAATCCAGGTGAGGCACCATGCAACTAGCCTAGGCCCTCGtagctccccct
Protein-coding sequences here:
- the LOC112894834 gene encoding basic 7S globulin 2-like — encoded protein: MEMPRPTPLILLATSLLVLALPEPASCAYPVLIRVAKDPATSLYTIPTRDGHNHVIDLAGPLLWSTCASDHLPAAFSCNDTECRHANAYRAPSCRIAGQPCKKQCKAYPYNPITGQCAAANLVHTRFIANTTDGKNPLQQVSVRAVAACAPRNILASLPRDVTGVAGLSASGLALPAQVAASHRVSRKFMLCLPRRGEGVAIFGGGALFLLPESSMGDLTTTLAFTPLRSRKDNPLYYIPVQGIAVNQVQVPFPANALTAGGVVLCTRVAYTALRSDVYRPVVDAFDRALARNDAKVPAVAPFELCYRSSMLRNRLLGYAVPDIALVLEGGKSWTFVSSNSMVDVNSQTACLAFVEMKGVKAGDPSAVAAVVGGFQMENHLLQFDLEKQQLGFAKVPFSSACSNFNFTKTQ